A region of the Desulfobacter postgatei 2ac9 genome:
CGTAAATGGTCAATTCCTTAATGGTTTTTTCTCCAACTATCGGGGCAATATGGTTTTTCCATCTGCCTGTCTCCGTCGTTTTACATCTCTTTGAAAATGATTGTAAGATAAAATCATTATAAAACTTCCACGCTTCATCAACTTTTCTGATCTCTTTCAATTAAATACCCCCTAAATAGGAAAATTATGTAACACAATTCAAGTAAATGCAAAATCCATACTAAAAGATAGTCTTAGTGAATTTAGATAGTTATGGCTTAGCGTACTTGTTGGGAAGTTACAAAATCTGCACTTAACTAAAATAATTGTTGCTTTTTTTTGAAAGCAGCCTATACTGTGCGTTAAGCGTAAGGTTTTAGAAAGAAGTCTTTACGGAAAGGTAAGGTGACGGCCTGCAAAGCCGTTATTCCCCGGTTCAAATCCGGGAGCCGCCTCCAACCCAAATTTTAAGGGCTTAGAAGAATCTTTTCTTCTGAGCCCTTTTTTATTTGGGCTCTCCTTAAGTGGCAGTCTGGAAAAAGATACCAGATCACCTGTCTTAAATCCTTTTTTTGCAATACCGCAAAACTCACCTTTTTTGATTATCCTGTGGTAATTCCAGCCAGCGTGCCGTCAATTTTTCCAGTTCCGTTCGAACTTTTTTGCCGGAACGGGTATGGAGTTTGAAACGATTACGGTGATTGCAAAGTCGTTGTCACTCTTCACGGAATACCTCCATATCAACAGATGAGAATGCGCTAATCGTTTCCTCAAGATTTCCCGGGCGCGGAATCAATTCCCACGCTCCAGAACATTGGATCATACGCTTTGTAGCTCCTTTTTGCCCTGTTGTTCGCAGTAGGCGCTGATTGAGTCCGCGGAATTCACTTTCCCGATCATTATTCGTTCTCGGCAAAGCAGGTAGATCATAAGTGTGAAACAAGCCGGAGGCGTAATTACGAGTAGTTTTACGGATCTTGCTTGCGAATATGAACAGTGTCGGATTATCCTTGTTTTGCTCAAGTAACTGGTCCAGGTACTCAACCAGTTCGTTTTCTACCTCATCTCCCGTTCGAGACGGGTTTTCGTCTGGGTCGAGCAACGTCGAGATATGAATCAACCAGCCGGCAACTTCACTCAATTGATCATAGTCATCCGTAAAGCATTTGAGGGCTTCACTCAGACCGTGCTGTAACCGGATCGACTGAATGTTGTTCCGTTTTCCCATCGGCAGTAGGATTTTCAATGACAGCTGACGGCAGCAAACCCGTTACCGTCAATACTCCGGGTTGTTCCAGATGCTCCGGGCGGATGATCTCGCCAGCCTTTTCCCGGACCGTTTTCCTGAGTTCAACTTTCATTGTCTCATCAGTCGATGCTGCCGGTTCAGCAATATTTTTGAGATAATGCAACTGGCAGAAAGGGTGTCGGGCTTCACTGATGGTGATTCTGCCGGCTAAATCCGAGTGAATCTCTTCGAAAGTACATCTGCTGGCCTGTCGTTGCCATCCGATCGTTGTAATGACGTCAAAACCATAGGTGCAATACATCGGAGCAATTTGCTGCCATTCAGAGGATCGCCACTTTTCCCCGTAATTGGTGCAACCGGGACTGTCGCACTGCTTGGGCCAATAACCGACTTCCACTGTCGATGACAGGTTTTGTACAATTTTATGTCCGCTTGAATAACGACTCAACTTCAGTTGTTCACCACATAACGGACATTGATCTAATTCGCAAATATACATTTCCGATGTTTGAGGGTATAATGTACAGCGTGTTCTCATGGCATATTCTCCTTTGGGAGTCTTTGTTTTTGGCAAAACATTTATTGCCATGAGAACTTCCTTTATTCAACCCTTTTCGGGGTGAGTTTTGCGGTATTGCCAAATTTGCATTTGATTGTGAATAATGCCAGATTCCTTATTTTGCCATGGATTCAATCAAAAAATTTGGCATCCAAAGTTCTCTCATTAATCACACACCGACTCCCTGATGATTGGCACAACAAGTATAATATCCGACCTGTCCTGCTTGAGACGTTTGTTCAAAAAGATCGTTTCGCAGGGACCTGTTATAAAGCCGCAAACTGGCAAATTGTTGGAGAAACTAAAGGGCGTGGTAAATTAGGTGCTAACCCAAAGAAAGGGACGGTGATTGTTCCCATCAAAGATGTTTGGGTTTATCCTCTGGACCAGAATTTTAGGACTTTACTCAAATCAACTTAAAAATGACTAACCCGAATATTTACTTTGGAATCACAGCTTATGGAGTATTTTGAATATGTTAACCAGAATCCCAAACCGATTCAGTGGTCTTACACAAAAGTTAAAATGTTGGAAAAATTTGACACTCAAAATCAATATAAACTAGCGGCATAATTACAGCGCTGGGTACTTAGTCTGGGTATTGATGGTCAGATTGGTCCATGGCGTTATTGGGAGCCTTACCTGGCTCGTTCAGTCTACGCTGCCGGAATAAGTTGTTCAGACAAGAGGAATTTTGTCTCTAAGCAGTGCATGGCAAAACATTGAGACGTCCCGGCTCCATTTACTATACCGCTCAGGGAAGGGGACGATATCAGGAATGGTTTCGAACAACGAGGCTAAATGCGCTTCTTTTATCGTTAACTGCTTGATTTTAGAGATGTCTTCCTTATTAAGACCGCCCCTGGCGATAATTTCTATAGGTCCTGCAGGGATTAAATAGTCCTCCCCTGCTTTTGTCATTACAGCCTGCATTCCGGAAAGATAGCACCCTGTCGGTACTTTTTCAGTCTGACTGCATATCTCCTTCATGCTTGAATGTTTAGCTAAAACATTAATGATTCCCTGTTGCATGCGGGGAAGATATTCGCTTTGGTAATATCCTCCAATACACCCAATACCTCTTGCCAGAGAAATACTGGTGTAACATGTGAAAAGGGATGGCAGCAAACCGCCATTTTTAAGCGCATCAATAACGCTTAAAGGTGCAAAAGGAAGCGTATAAATCTTACCGTGCTCATCCTTTCCTTTTAACCGGAGTTGACCGGATGACCGGCCTTCGAGGACCATGGGAATCAATTTGTTTTTTAAACCCACACCCCAGAAAAAATGGGTTCCGCAATTTGCTAAAGCCTTTTTAACACCATTGTTGCTACAATCTTCCATCAATCTGAGGTCAAGTTTTTTTCCCTGCCAACAAGCCGGGGCCCCATCCAGATTCGATATCAGATCCCCGGCAATATCGGGGTCAAACATCAGCCTGTGAATCAAAGATGACGCGTCTGCCAAATCTTTTATCAAAAGCCTGGAAACAATTGCTTCCAGATCCATGTAAACCAGGTCCAGTGGCATATCAGAATTTGAAAACATGCGTTTCCACAGCCGATGATTTAAAACAACGGACTGCTCTGAATAACTTTGCCATCCCTGGGAAAC
Encoded here:
- a CDS encoding Druantia anti-phage system protein DruA is translated as MSFAVLPNLHLIVNNARFLILPWIQSKNLASKVLSLITHRLPDDWHNKYNIRPVLLETFVQKDRFAGTCYKAANWQIVGETKGRGKLGANPKKGTVIVPIKDVWVYPLDQNFRTLLKST